In Marinitoga sp. 38H-ov, the sequence ATTAATGGCATATAATACAGTAAGGAATTCTAATTTATCAAAATTAAAAAGGGTTATAGATCCATCTATAGATAAAATTAAAACAGTGGAATCTTTTGAAAAATTTAAAAAATTTTATGATTCTATAGTAGCTTACTTTAAATATAATGAAGAAAATAATCGAAGGGGGAATAGATAATGACAGGAAAAATAATAGAAAAAATAATTATAAAAGGAGAAATTGAATTAAAAAGTGGTTTGCATATTGGAGGAGCTGATTTTGGTATTAGTATAGGTGGGATTGATTCTCCTGTTATAAGAAATCCATTAACAAATGAACCATATATTCCTGGAAGTTCTTTAAAAGGTAAGATGAGATCATTGTTAGAAAAAGTTTTAGATGTAAATTTTGTTACTTTTGGTAATTGTAGAAACGCTGTAAAAAGACATGAATGTAATGATGAAAATTGTAAAGTTTGTAGATTATTTGGTTCTTCTAAAGACAATATAAGTATTCCTTCAAAAATAATAGTTAGAGATGCTCATTTAACCAAAGAAAGTAAAGAACTTTTAGAAAAATTAGATACAGATTTACCATATACAGAATGGAAAACTGAAAATTCATTGGATAGAATAACAGCAGCGGCTACTCCAAGGCAAATTGAAAGAGTTCCAGCTGGTACAAAATTTGAATTTGAAATTGTATATAATGTTGAAGATATTAATCATAAAAAAGAAGATTTAGAAAATATTTTTAAATTGTTAGAATTAGTCGAAGAAGATTATTTAGGAAAAGGTGGTTCTAGAGGTAATGGAAAAGTTAAATTTGTTATAGACAAAATAATAAAAAAAGATAGAGAATATTTTTTAAATGGTAATAAATCAAAAGAAATAGAATATAAAGAATCTCCTAAAGAAGTATTAAATAAACTCCAAGAAATATTGGAGTGATTATATGGGTGTCTATATTGTAGAATTAAAATTTAAGACTTTTATTCATAAGACAATACATAAAGATGATGAAAATTCTGATTTTCCTAATTCAAATACTA encodes:
- the csm3 gene encoding type III-A CRISPR-associated RAMP protein Csm3, producing MTGKIIEKIIIKGEIELKSGLHIGGADFGISIGGIDSPVIRNPLTNEPYIPGSSLKGKMRSLLEKVLDVNFVTFGNCRNAVKRHECNDENCKVCRLFGSSKDNISIPSKIIVRDAHLTKESKELLEKLDTDLPYTEWKTENSLDRITAAATPRQIERVPAGTKFEFEIVYNVEDINHKKEDLENIFKLLELVEEDYLGKGGSRGNGKVKFVIDKIIKKDREYFLNGNKSKEIEYKESPKEVLNKLQEILE